The window CCGGCAGGAGGGTGCAGCGTGCGCCCGACTGATCGCCTGCGAAGTTGGTGCCTTGCGGAGCGGGCGGTCCACGGTGTCCCCATCGAGCTCGCCCAGCACCCACCGTGACACGCAGCGCCAAACTTTGTGGGCAGATGGGTCCCTGGACAGAAGATGGTGCGCCACGCCGACCCACCACCCCTCAACCGGGATGAGTTCCTCATGACGGAAGTATGTGGAATTCGCTAAGCTTGGCTCCTGTCCTCCGTCCGCCTCCCGGCTTTCCTGAACGACCCCGCCTCCCTCACCCCGATGGGTGGGGGGTGCGGCGTCGTGCTGGAGCGCTCCCGCCCGCCACTTCCGGCACATTCACGCGTACCACAGGACCAAACATGAAAAAACGGACCCTTCTGTCTCTTGCCCTTCTCCTCAGCGCCTGCGGTCAGTCTCCTTCCACCGCGCCCCACCAGGCGACAAAGAGCACGGCCCAGTTCCGGATTCTCTCCCTGCCCGCCGAGGTCCGCGAGGTAGTCGTGGACGTGACCGGGACCGGCGCCGACAACGCCAGCGAGGTGCGCAGCGTGACCGCCACCCTGAGCGGCGGCACGGCGAGCGTGTCTCTGCCGGATCTGATCAAGGGCCGCTACCGGGTGGTGGCCCGCGCCTACGACGGCATGGATGCCGACAAGGTGGTGCTGTACAAGGGCACCCTTTCGGTGGACTTCCAGAGTGAGGCGGTCTCGGATCTGCGCGTGAACCGCGTGACCAGCGCCATCATGGTGACGGCCACCGGCGTGACGGGCAAGAGCAATGTGCTCGTTGCCAAGGTGGGCGACCTGGAAGCCCGCCTGCTGGCCAACGGCAACACGGCCACCGGCGTGCTGCAGGGCGTGCCCACCGGACGTGGCATTCAGGTGATCGTGAACGGTACCTCGACAGCGGGCGCGCTCGTTCAGCAGGGCGTGGCCACCGTGCGCCTGAGCGAGAACGATCAGACCGTGACCCTGCCCCTCTCGGACGTGAACAACGAGGTGGCCCCGAACGCGCCGGCCCTCAGCGGTGAGGCGAGCGTTAAAAACAACCAGCCCTACACCCTGACGGTGGGAGCCAGCCAGAACCCGAACGGACCGGAAACGCTGCAAAGCGTGGATGTGGACTGGGGCGACGGCAGCGCCCCCACCACCCTGACCCTGAACGGCAAGAGTGCCGAGGTGCGCCCCACCCACACCTACACAGCCCCCGGCAACCGCACGGTCTCGGTCACCGTGACCAACTCGGCGGGCCTGAAGAACGCGAGCAGCCTGAACTTGAATGTGCTCGATACCGTAACCGGGAACGTCACGGTGGACTTCGGGGCCGAGGTGACGCCGGTTCAGCTCACCGCCCAGGACGTGCCCACCTCGGCCGAACGGGTGGTGGCCACCTTCACGGCGCCGACCAGCTTTCAGGGCAACCGCCTGGGTGCCCAGGACCTCAAGGTCAGCTACACGCTGGAGCTGATTCCGCGCGGCGGCGGCGTGTGGAGCGGCGGCCTGAGCCTTCCGGTGGGCATCACCCACCAGACGGCGCTCACCGCCTACGTGAACGGCCAGCCGGTCGCCGGCGCACAGGGCAGCGTGACCCCCACCGTGGGCCATCCCGCCGTCACCCTGCCCTTCGGAGGCAACGGCCCGGTGGCCTGCCCCGCCGGCGCCACCATCACGCCCATTTCCACCGTGCAGGGCTCTGGCAGTGCCAGCCCACTGGTGAACCAGACCGTGACCGTGCGCGGAATCGTGACCCTGGACGCCCAGAGCGGTCTGGGCGGGTTCTTCGTGCAGGACCTGACGCCCGACGCCGATCCTCAGACCAGCGAGGGGCTGTTCGTGTACACCGCCTCTGCGCCCCAGCCCGTTAAGGCGGGCGAAGTGGTGGAGGTCTCGGGAACCGTCAAGGAGTTCTTCGCCTCTACCCAGCTCGATACCGTCACCACCGTGACCTCCTGCGGGGAGATGACGCTGCCCGCCGCCACCACCGTGAGCTACCCGCTCGCCTCACCGGACGCACTGGAGGCGGTGGAAGGCATGCTGGTCCGGGTCACCACGCCTATGACCGTGACCAATACCTTCACGCTGGGCCGTTACGGCGAGCTGGGGCTGTCCAGCGGGGGACGGCTGTTCAACCCCACCAACGGGCAGGGCGGCACGCTGGAAGAGGCGAGGAAGCGCACCCTGGTGCTGGATGACGTGAACAGCAAGCAGAACCCGCCGACCATTCCCTACCTGACTTCCGGCGATCCCGCCACCGCCACCCGCCGCGCAGGCGACACGGTGACCGATCTGCAGGGCGTGATGCACTACG of the Deinococcus aerophilus genome contains:
- a CDS encoding ExeM/NucH family extracellular endonuclease; amino-acid sequence: MKKRTLLSLALLLSACGQSPSTAPHQATKSTAQFRILSLPAEVREVVVDVTGTGADNASEVRSVTATLSGGTASVSLPDLIKGRYRVVARAYDGMDADKVVLYKGTLSVDFQSEAVSDLRVNRVTSAIMVTATGVTGKSNVLVAKVGDLEARLLANGNTATGVLQGVPTGRGIQVIVNGTSTAGALVQQGVATVRLSENDQTVTLPLSDVNNEVAPNAPALSGEASVKNNQPYTLTVGASQNPNGPETLQSVDVDWGDGSAPTTLTLNGKSAEVRPTHTYTAPGNRTVSVTVTNSAGLKNASSLNLNVLDTVTGNVTVDFGAEVTPVQLTAQDVPTSAERVVATFTAPTSFQGNRLGAQDLKVSYTLELIPRGGGVWSGGLSLPVGITHQTALTAYVNGQPVAGAQGSVTPTVGHPAVTLPFGGNGPVACPAGATITPISTVQGSGSASPLVNQTVTVRGIVTLDAQSGLGGFFVQDLTPDADPQTSEGLFVYTASAPQPVKAGEVVEVSGTVKEFFASTQLDTVTTVTSCGEMTLPAATTVSYPLASPDALEAVEGMLVRVTTPMTVTNTFTLGRYGELGLSSGGRLFNPTNGQGGTLEEARKRTLVLDDVNSKQNPPTIPYLTSGDPATATRRAGDTVTDLQGVMHYANNTFKLEPTVAPMFTVSNPRTEGPKAVGGTLKVAGANVLNYFTTLGSAGRGASNATEFARQKAKIVAELRALDADVITLMEIENNGETALDDLVAALNAAAGRTEYASVKTGTVGTDAIRVAMIYRPDRVSTVGAPRTDTDPVYSRPPVAQTFRDITGKGVFTVVANHFKSKGCGSATGANVDSGQGCWNALRVDQAKALLAFADKLKVTDPDVLLMGDLNAYGEEDPIKALENGGFASLNKRIPADDRYSFQFDGLFGYLDHALASQSLDGQVTGITEWHINADEPVVLDYNIEYKNNPGCTGSSCTSPDLYAPTPYRSSDHDPVLVGLSLTADADPTVPLTVTAGGESTATTGQPYTLNISTGGAPETLNVAWGDGLTDTLSTTATSATHTYAGTGPFTITVTAGRGSEMATATQAVTVQAAPDPGVGRLVISQVYGGGGNSGATLKNDFVELFNAGKVAVSTAGKSLQYASAAGTFKDASADATANASNTTSFALPSVTIQPGAYYLVQLAKGTGGTQDLPTPDATGAVAMSGTNGKVALVGNLEAITGKTDADVLDFVGYGSASEFEGTAATPVLSNTTAALRAGNGCTDTDQNGSDFTVTAPAPRNSAAPTHTCP